Genomic window (Tardiphaga sp. vice304):
GGCATGCTGGCGACAACGCCGACGAAGCCGGCGCCGTCCCGCTTGAACGGGTTGACCCAGATATATTCGGCTTGGTCATCGCCGAACGGCAGCCGGATTTTCAGGGAAAATCGACCGGCCCCCGGCGGTGGCGCGCCGGCGATCGCCAGAAACCCGTCCAGCTCCGCTCGTGCCCGCTGCATCGCGGCGGTCACCGCAGGATCGCCCGACTTGACCGAAGCGATGTCGTCGCGCTCTGCCGCGCCAGGTTGCTGGGAGCTGGCCGCGGAAGACAGGGCCGACAGCAAAGCGACGGCCAGAAGATGACGCCACATCACACTCGCCTCGATAAAAAAACAACAACTAGTAGTTGATATTCTGTTCGCGTTATGTTCGAATTGTCAAGGGGTGAGCAACCGGCGCGCAAATTGGCGGGGGAGGCGATGGCAAGATGGCTCCGTTGGATAGCTGCAGCTCTGGCCTTCACGGCGCCGGCCAGCGCCGCCGACAGCTTTGCCGACCTGCAGGCCGCGTATCATTGCGACGTGGTGCGCCGGCTCGAACAGATCTATGCGGCGGGCGATCCCCGCATCGATCTCAACCGCTATCTGGTCATCGACCTGCCGGCGCGGACGCACGCTTATGTGCAGTGCCAGATTTTTGACAATCGCACGCGCATTCATTGCGAAGCATCGTCAGGATTCTGGTTCGCCAAGAAAGGCCAGAAGCGCACCCTCTACCTGCCGCCGCGCGCGGTTGCAGCACTGGCCAAACTTGGCTTCGATACCGACGACCGGGCGGGCAACTTCAATCTCGATCAGTACGTCGACAAATCCGCGAATTTTCATCCGCTCGCAGATCTCATGCTGCGGGCTTTGCATGACGGCTACGGCGCGCGCAGCGACATGAAGCTGCTGTTCAACGCACCGTTTGCGCCGGCCACGCCGGAGAGTTGCATACCGGTCAGCTGAGATCCTGCCCGCGCCAAGGGCCCACGATGGAGACGATGAATGTCGATGGAAATCTATGTTCTGTCAGATCGCCAATTGTCCTCGATGGAGGCTTGGCAAACGGCGGTGGAGCAATCCGGTGTGTCGCTGCGGCTGTCTCCCGCGACGCCTTTCGCGGACTTGCACGGAGCGTTGCCGGTCGTGCTCGACCAACGCCCGACGGCGTTCGAATGCGATCACTGCAACGCCAGGGAATTGATGGAGGATCCGCCCGCGGAGGTCGGGTTCGACCGCGCATGGGCTTACGCGCTGGCGTTTCGATGGGGTGCGGATATCTATGCTGGCGCCTCCGCCTATGCGGCAGCGGCGGCTTACGCCGCTGCAACGGACGGCGTCATTCTCGATTGCGAGGAGGGACAGTTCATCTCGGCACAGCGGGCCGTCGAGATTTCCCGCGAACTGGCGCAGAGCCAGCCGATGATTGACGAAGCCGTACGGCGAGTTCTGGAATTGTTTAAAAAGCAAGCCCCGCAATAGAGCGCAGCACGCCCGCCCCGAGCGACTGGCGCTCATATCCGCCAGTCTCGCCTGTCACCCCGCTCCTACGCGCTACGCCTGCTACATCCTGGCGCCGCTGTTGTAGGCGTCGACCAGCTGGTTGTAGTCGCGCAACAGCCGCGGCGGCGAGCCCTGGACCATCCAGCCAGAGCCGGTCCCGCTCAGCATCATCTTGTCGCCGGACGAGTAGGGCACCTTGTCGCGGATCCGGCGCATCAACTGCTTGGCCGTGGTCAGGAACGATTTGGCTTGGCTGATGAACATCGAACCGACCTTGGCGTCGCCCGAAGCACTCGACGCCTCGATGGCCTGGACAGTGGCCTCATAGGCCTCCAACGCCTTGGTGATTGCCGCGATGTCGGGGCTCGTCGTGTCCTCCGCGCGCAGCACGCGCTTGGCGTCGATCATCAATGCTGCCACGTGATAGCGCGCGCTGCGGCCTTCCTTGGCTTCGATCGCCACCAGTTCCTCGGCCTTGCGCTTGTCGTTGATCGCCTCGACGCCGTCGCGAAGATTCTTGTCGGCGCTCGCAAAGGCGTCCCACGCCGCGACCAGGCGCGGATGCAGGGCACGGCCCTTGGCCATCTTGTCGTCCTTGTAGTTCTCCTGCGTGTAGTAGTCGTCCGCTTCCTTGAGCAGCGGCGCCAGCGTGGTCACGGCTGTCACATAGGCGGTCGCGGCCGCTTCCAGCGCGGCATCGCGCGGTTCCAGCGCGTTGGCCGCCTCGGCCTTCTTCTGGCAATCCGCGGTGTCGTAGATCGTGTAGAGCCCGTAGACGATGCGCTCTTTGCCGGTCGGCCCGTTCTTGCCGACCCAGCTGAAATAGCGCGCCCGGGAATCGAGCGCGCGCGCCGACAGCCGGTTGATGCAGCCGACATAGGCATTGAGCTTTTCGGTGGCGGGAGGGGTCTGGGCCGATGCGGAACCGCCTGATATCGCCGAGGCAAGGACGAGCGCGGTGGCGATCGATGCGCGAATGGTCGTCATGAATTGTTCTCCAGCAGTTTTCAGCCTTGCATTAGAGAGGGGATATCAATCCTGAGGTGATCTGCAAAGCAACTGGAACGCGATGCCGCGGGGAGCGCTCAGTCATTTCTGACCTCGCGTTTTCTCGTTGTCGCACCGGTGAGTAAAAATTAACAGTAGGACTATAATCTAATATAGTGCTGATTTCAACATATGGAAAGCATCATGGATGAGTTGCTTGAAATGAGACGAAACATAGCGCTCTGGAAAGGCGAACTCAGCGCGATCAAGACGGAATTGATCTCTCGTCGCATCATGTGCGCAGCAACAAAAGCTGGATACAATCCGAACGAACCCCGCGACGAGCGCGGTAGATGGACGAGTGAAGGTGGGGTGGAGGTTACCACCTCGTCGGGTTTCCTGACCGGGATTCCTGCAATCGACCAAACCTCGCAGGCGCTTAGCGAAACCTTGGTCCGTGTCATGGAGTTGCTGGATTATTTGCCCACAATGAGCCCCTCGCAATACGGCACCGCGGTTCATGGTGCGTTTGCGCTCGCATTGTGGTGGCAGGACCTTCCCGGCGTTGGAGATATCGAGAGGAGTTTCAGTCTCGATACGCTTGATCCATATTACGGGATGGCTGGGACGATCCGGACGGACGCCACGCTGCGCAACGTGCAGGGTGATGTCATCGCGATCTATGACGTAAAAACCGGCGACGCAAGAATATCGCCAGCAAGGGCGAACCAACTGCGCGAGTGGACCCGCGCTGCGCCGGGTACGCCGGTTTTCGAGCTGAATGTGGTGCGCGGCATTACG
Coding sequences:
- a CDS encoding YegJ family protein; its protein translation is MWRHLLAVALLSALSSAASSQQPGAAERDDIASVKSGDPAVTAAMQRARAELDGFLAIAGAPPPGAGRFSLKIRLPFGDDQAEYIWVNPFKRDGAGFVGVVASMPRNFSNLASGDRLAFQKKDIADWTYVIGERRKGNYTGCALLAKEPPDQYEALKKRYGLDCSD
- a CDS encoding TY-Chap domain-containing protein, whose protein sequence is MFELSRGEQPARKLAGEAMARWLRWIAAALAFTAPASAADSFADLQAAYHCDVVRRLEQIYAAGDPRIDLNRYLVIDLPARTHAYVQCQIFDNRTRIHCEASSGFWFAKKGQKRTLYLPPRAVAALAKLGFDTDDRAGNFNLDQYVDKSANFHPLADLMLRALHDGYGARSDMKLLFNAPFAPATPESCIPVS
- a CDS encoding YiiG family protein; this encodes MTTIRASIATALVLASAISGGSASAQTPPATEKLNAYVGCINRLSARALDSRARYFSWVGKNGPTGKERIVYGLYTIYDTADCQKKAEAANALEPRDAALEAAATAYVTAVTTLAPLLKEADDYYTQENYKDDKMAKGRALHPRLVAAWDAFASADKNLRDGVEAINDKRKAEELVAIEAKEGRSARYHVAALMIDAKRVLRAEDTTSPDIAAITKALEAYEATVQAIEASSASGDAKVGSMFISQAKSFLTTAKQLMRRIRDKVPYSSGDKMMLSGTGSGWMVQGSPPRLLRDYNQLVDAYNSGARM